In the bacterium SCSIO 12741 genome, GGTTCTTTGCGAACGCATTTTTCACCCGTTAAAGGGGCCGGTAAGCCTTTGAGCATGGAGCCAATCATGTCGCGAAATTAGCACATTTATTGAGGCCGAAAAACGGCACTACCATCAGTTATTCCGGGAGAAAACACGCTGTTAATTTCTTTTTAACAACTTATAAATGCCCACAATGTACCAGGATTCAAAATTTCTACATTTGTTTGTACCCCTATTCGAGTCTTAGTATATGAAGGAAGATTTCGACCCCTCTTTTGACGAAAGAAACAACGATGACCGCCTGATCAAATTGGAAGATATGTTCGCCGATGCGGCCTATTACTACTTCGACGTTAACGAATGGGAAGGCATCATCGAACACTACCTTTCTTCACTCAAATTGGACAAAGCCGTAAAGGCGCTCACCTTCGCTCAAAATCAGCATCCGATGAACTTGGAACTGATGCTTAAAGAAGCCGAAGTACTCGCTGAAAATAAAAAGCCTGCCCAAGCCATAGCCCTTCTTAAAAAACTGGAAACCTCCTACCCTTTTGATCCTGAATTAAACATGATGCAGGGATCGGTTTACAGCCGGTTTGGGCAACATGTTAAGGCCTTGGCCGCATACAAACAAGCCTTGAGTAAAATGGATGACGCCCGTAGCGATGTGTTGTTGCAGATGTCTTCTGAATGCCAGATTTTGGATATGCCGGCTCAAAGTTTATTCTGGCTCAAAACCCTTCTTAAAGAAGAGCCGGAGAACATCGAAGGGCTCTACGAACTTTCCTTGTGTTTTGAGAGCTTAGACCGTATTCAGGAAGGAATTTCCTTCTTTCAGCAGTTTGTGGAACAAAACCCATACAACCACCACATTTGGTTTAACCTGGGAAACTTGTACACCGCCAATGATCAATTAGAAGAAGCTTTGGTCTCCTATGATTATTCTGTATTGAGTTACGACGAGTTTTCTTCCGGGTGGTACAACAAAGGAACGTTGCTGAGCAAATTGGACCGCTATACGGAAGCCATCGAATGCTACAGCCGAACCCTTGAATTGGAGGGGCCTTCTGCCCCCACCTATTGCAATATGGCCGAGTGTTATGAAAACCTCGAGGATAGCCAAAATGCACTTGACTACTACCAAAAAACACTGGATCACGACGAATCATACCTGGAAGCCTGGATAGGTGCAGCGAATATCTATCTGGATTTGAACAATTTAGAGAATGCACTTAACTATAGTGAAAAAGCCTGCAAATTAGACTCCTCTAATCCGCAGGCAAACTATATTTTTGCCGAGGTTTGTCAGGGTCTGGGATTTGTCGAGGAATCCAGAAAAGCCTATAAAAAAGTTATTCAAGCAGATTCGGATAACTGGGAGGTTTACCTCGATTATTCGGCCCTGCTGTTTGAACACGACGAGAAAGAAGAGGCACTGTTTGTGATTGAAAGTGGCATTACACTTACCGGAAATAAAGTTGAATTGGCCTATAGGGCTGGAACATACTGCTATTTGATGGGAATGAAAAGTAAGGCCTT is a window encoding:
- a CDS encoding tetratricopeptide repeat protein, which translates into the protein MKEDFDPSFDERNNDDRLIKLEDMFADAAYYYFDVNEWEGIIEHYLSSLKLDKAVKALTFAQNQHPMNLELMLKEAEVLAENKKPAQAIALLKKLETSYPFDPELNMMQGSVYSRFGQHVKALAAYKQALSKMDDARSDVLLQMSSECQILDMPAQSLFWLKTLLKEEPENIEGLYELSLCFESLDRIQEGISFFQQFVEQNPYNHHIWFNLGNLYTANDQLEEALVSYDYSVLSYDEFSSGWYNKGTLLSKLDRYTEAIECYSRTLELEGPSAPTYCNMAECYENLEDSQNALDYYQKTLDHDESYLEAWIGAANIYLDLNNLENALNYSEKACKLDSSNPQANYIFAEVCQGLGFVEESRKAYKKVIQADSDNWEVYLDYSALLFEHDEKEEALFVIESGITLTGNKVELAYRAGTYCYLMGMKSKAFDHWNTAGMENPQAFIQVFDYCSELQNLLEVQEFFENF